AGTCCGGAGTTACCTTGCTCCACTACTGTTCGTTGCTGTGCCATTGCCATGCCATCTCCTATACATGCTAAATTTTTAATGTCGTTGATCATTTATGAGCGTAAATAAATGCAAGGATTGGTTTGTAATTTTATAACTAGCTTACGTGTTTTTACTTATTATATTTCTGGACACTGCAGCCGTCAATGGGCAGAACGGGCAGATCGCGGCCTCAGTCATGCAGCTTGTCGTCTGTAATAGGATGCACTAATATGAGGAGAGACACTACCTTATGTGGATGCACATGTGGAAAAACTACCTCTTCAGATGGTGCGCGAATCGTAGAACGGACCCGTGCAGGATTTGTGATTGAGCGTGATGTACTTGCTCTTCAGATGCAGGAATCGGGGAATGGACCCGAGACAGCATGCGAGATTGGGAGTTAGGCACTTCATCTCAAGTCCGCGTATGCGTTAGGATACTTATTCCCCAGGGTGCGGGAATACGGGCAATCACATGATAGGCACGGTCGCATGAATATGGCTAATACAGAAGAAGGAGCGTTCACGTTGGCCTTGACACTGGAACAGAGAATCATCTCGATGCTGCATAAAGCCGGACCGCTGCACACCAAGCAGCTTGTGCCCGTCTTGGAAGGACTCGGCTATCATTCCGGCACGGTGCGAAATACGCTCACCCAATTGAAGGCAAGAAGGTGGATCCGGTCTGCTGCCCGCTCGCTCTACGAAATCACTGACAAGGGCAAGAGCCATCAGGTTCGCCGCAATGCTGCAGGCAAGCGGTACGGCATGGCATGGGATGGCAAGTGGTATGTATTTACCGGGGAAATTCCCGAATCCGAACGCAACAAGCGCGACCGGATGAGAAGCGACCTGATGCAGATGGGCTGCGGCCGACTTTACAAAAGCGTGTATATCACACCGTGGGACATTACCGGCGACGTGCTGCGCATGGCGGAGGAGTACGGGATCGTAGACTATATCTCGATTTTTCATGGAGAGAAGGTGGCCGGGGCCATCAGCAAGGAGACTGTTGTTGCCCTTTGGCCGCTTGCAGAGGTCGTTGCTTTGTACGAGGAAGTTCTGAATCGGATGAACCTGGAGTGGAGGCCGCGACTGGCCAAGCTGCTAGCGTCTGACGCAGATTGTTCACTGGAGCTGCTTCTCCTGTACATGGAAGTCGATCAAGCGATTGAGTACCTCATTGAACGGGATCCGATGCTTCCGGAGGAGCTGCTTCCCGATGCATGGGCTCCGCCTGGTATTCTGGTGAAGCTGGAGATATTCGCCGCCGAACTGGCCGACGCA
The sequence above is a segment of the Xylanibacillus composti genome. Coding sequences within it:
- a CDS encoding PaaX family transcriptional regulator C-terminal domain-containing protein, which codes for MALTLEQRIISMLHKAGPLHTKQLVPVLEGLGYHSGTVRNTLTQLKARRWIRSAARSLYEITDKGKSHQVRRNAAGKRYGMAWDGKWYVFTGEIPESERNKRDRMRSDLMQMGCGRLYKSVYITPWDITGDVLRMAEEYGIVDYISIFHGEKVAGAISKETVVALWPLAEVVALYEEVLNRMNLEWRPRLAKLLASDADCSLELLLLYMEVDQAIEYLIERDPMLPEELLPDAWAPPGILVKLEIFAAELADAVPAGTIYGKLVRG